The genome window TCGCCGAACCCTGCAATTTTCAATAACCGTTTGCATTGCTTTGTGGCTGAATTAGCAGAGACCGCTGCAGATGCTTACACCAATCATCATAGCGCGACCGAAAAAACAGAGGTGGTGTTAATGCCGATTGCCGAGCTAGCCCCAGCTATGCTTAGCGGCGAAATTAATCATGCCTTAGTTTGCGCGACGTTATGGCGTTTTTTAGCCTTACGTCAGGNAAGTGACGAAAATGCTACAGCATACGATTAACCGCCTGCTTAGTCAGCAGGTTCAGGCAGTACTGGCCACCACCGATAAGACGCATGGCATACCGCTGATGCACTTGATGGCCTATGCTTTTAGCACGGCACTGGATGAAATTTATTTAGCCTCTCGACGAAGCACGCGAAAAGTCGATAATTTATTGCTGCAGCCCTCAGTGTCAATGCTATGGGACAATCGAAGCGGCTCGATACAAGATCATATCGATGGTTTTACCTTGTTGGCGATTGCTGAGGCTTCAGTGATAGAGAATGCAGATACGCAGCAGCTATCACTGATGCGTGAGGCACTGTTGCAAAAAAATCCAACCCTGGCGCCCTTATTTGCATTGCCCGACTGCTGTTTAATCAAGCTTGTGGTGCGTGAATATCAATATACAGAGGCATACCAAGCCACTGAAATCTGGCAGCCAGGTTAGGCAGAGTAACCAGAGTAGACAATAGCGCTGTTAGCTTAAAGCGCTTTAGCGCCAGCCCAACTGCCATACAGAGGCATCTTTTAATTCATGCCAATCAATGGCAAACGCACGATGTGAGCG of Pseudomonadales bacterium contains these proteins:
- a CDS encoding pyridoxamine 5'-phosphate oxidase family protein → MLQHTINRLLSQQVQAVLATTDKTHGIPLMHLMAYAFSTALDEIYLASRRSTRKVDNLLLQPSVSMLWDNRSGSIQDHIDGFTLLAIAEASVIENADTQQLSLMREALLQKNPTLAPLFALPDCCLIKLVVREYQYTEAYQATEIWQPG
- a CDS encoding TIGR02450 family Trp-rich protein, translated to RSHRAFAIDWHELKDASVWQLGWR